Part of the Candidatus Dependentiae bacterium genome, TTTATACAAACATACGGTTGCCAAGCAAATGTTGCAGATTCTCAAGCAATTGCCAATTTCTTAAAAGATTTGGATTGTGAACAAGTATTTTTTCAAGAATCTGCAGATATAATTATTATAAATACGTGTGCTATTCGAGATAAGGCCGAGCAAAAAATATATTCTTATATTGGTCGGCTTGCAAAGCTTAGAAAACAAAATAATTTTTTAAAAATAGTTATAGTTGGTTGCATAGCAAGCTATAAAAAGAAAGATTTTTATTCAAGATTTCCATTTATAACATTTGTTAATGGGGCTAGAGATGATAAAAATTTATTACAAGAAAAGTTTGCAGATATAATTATGTCTATTCAGACTAGTAAACAAATACACAAATTAACTGAGCCTGTTGCTTTGAATAAAAATACTGGTATTGCTAAATTTAAAAATTTCAATTTAAAATTGGGTGGTCTTAAAGTTGAAAATAAACACTCAATACAATCTTTTATCAATATAATGACCGGGTGCAATAACTTTTGTACATATTGTATTGTGCCTTTTACAAGAGGTAGAGAAGTCAGTTATTTGGCAAATGATATTTTAGAAAAAATAAAATTTGATATTTCTATTGGAGCGAAAGAAATTATTTTATTAGGCCAAAATGTTAATTCATACAAATGCCCTGAAACAGAAATAAATTTTGCTGGGTTATTAAAAAAAGTAGCCTTATTGCCAGGAAACTTTTGGATACGATTTATGAGTCCTAATCCAAAAGATATGACATTGGATGTAATTAAAGTTATGGCTGAATATAGCGATAAAATTTGTGGTTTTGTACACCATCCGGTGCAATCGGGATCAAATAAAATTCTAGAGCTTATGAATAGATCTTATACTGTAGAAAAATATTTGGAACAGATTGATTGGATTAAAAAGTATTTGCCAAAAGCGACTATTTCAACAGATATAATTGTGGGCTTTCCTGGGGAAAATGAACAAGATTTTATTGCAACTTT contains:
- the miaB gene encoding tRNA (N6-isopentenyl adenosine(37)-C2)-methylthiotransferase MiaB, producing MIKFFIQTYGCQANVADSQAIANFLKDLDCEQVFFQESADIIIINTCAIRDKAEQKIYSYIGRLAKLRKQNNFLKIVIVGCIASYKKKDFYSRFPFITFVNGARDDKNLLQEKFADIIMSIQTSKQIHKLTEPVALNKNTGIAKFKNFNLKLGGLKVENKHSIQSFINIMTGCNNFCTYCIVPFTRGREVSYLANDILEKIKFDISIGAKEIILLGQNVNSYKCPETEINFAGLLKKVALLPGNFWIRFMSPNPKDMTLDVIKVMAEYSDKICGFVHHPVQSGSNKILELMNRSYTVEKYLEQIDWIKKYLPKATISTDIIVGFPGENEQDFIATLELIKTVNFDNVYSFIFSPRKYTKAALMQDNLSYQEKQQRLDHLQKVQIDIAKNKNEAYIGKVVKCLVEKPAVNGMLLARSAGNHTVLFNGGYELINSFVDVNIETAGATNLTGSLIDKC